The following are from one region of the Pelagibaculum spongiae genome:
- a CDS encoding S-methyl-5'-thioinosine phosphorylase, with amino-acid sequence MKPLAIIAGTGLYDFPGLENAEDLNMCNRWGEVSSAIRRGTVEGRQVCFMTRHGRNHKIPPHEINYRANIQALHDLGCEDVIAITAVGGINRGLKNADLAIPDQLIDYTWGRSSTFFEKNLEDVVHVDFGEPYCPNLRDGLGQAACKMGIQVPMQMTYGATQGPRLETRAEIDRMERDGCDLVGMTGMPEAVLARELGMNYANLSVVVNMAAGRSPGPITMDDIRLTLNDGMAKVTKLLKLYLMKNSA; translated from the coding sequence GTGAAGCCATTAGCAATTATTGCCGGAACTGGGCTGTATGATTTCCCCGGTTTAGAAAATGCAGAAGATTTGAATATGTGTAATCGCTGGGGCGAAGTATCGTCAGCGATTCGTCGCGGTACAGTTGAAGGGCGTCAGGTATGTTTTATGACTCGCCATGGTCGTAATCATAAAATCCCGCCACATGAGATTAATTACCGAGCAAATATTCAGGCGCTACATGATTTAGGCTGTGAAGATGTCATAGCGATCACCGCAGTCGGTGGCATTAACCGCGGTTTGAAAAATGCTGACTTGGCGATTCCTGATCAATTGATTGATTACACTTGGGGGCGCTCGTCGACCTTCTTTGAAAAAAATCTCGAAGATGTGGTGCATGTTGATTTTGGCGAACCTTATTGCCCGAATTTAAGAGATGGATTGGGCCAAGCGGCTTGCAAGATGGGCATTCAGGTTCCGATGCAAATGACCTATGGCGCCACTCAAGGACCGCGACTGGAAACCCGCGCTGAGATTGACCGCATGGAACGTGATGGTTGTGATCTAGTTGGTATGACTGGGATGCCTGAGGCGGTTTTAGCGCGTGAGCTAGGAATGAATTACGCCAATCTTTCGGTGGTGGTTAATATGGCGGCAGGGCGTTCGCCAGGGCCGATTACCATGGATGATATTCGCCTGACATTGAATGATGGTATGGCCAAGGTCACTAAATTATTAAAGCTTTATTTAATGAAAAATAGTGCTTAA
- a CDS encoding mechanosensitive ion channel family protein, giving the protein MEQLQSVLTLIPGWGWQVLVILFVTFLTAKVIPALLDRFATQLKKTKNSWDETLIEAMILPLKWLVWIIGFSMMFMLLSKQYAPDLQSLVARFRIVGSVAMFGWFLLKLIKPLENTMAKRSKFDQTGAQAVGKLLRAVVIVVLLLMLMQNLGFSVSGLLAFGGVGGIAIGFAAKDLLSNFFGGLMIYLDRPFKIGDWIRSPDRNIEGTVEYIGWRQTRIRTFDKRPLYIPNGVFSNISIENPSRMHNRRINETIGLRYQDWQKIPQIIEAVTDYLKNNPDIDATQTLIVNFNQFAPSSLDFFIYTFTKTTDWVLFHQIKQKVLLDIMQIIDQHGAEMAFPSQSVYIESLPENLSAAQANQMNQ; this is encoded by the coding sequence ATGGAACAGCTTCAATCAGTTCTTACGCTAATTCCCGGTTGGGGTTGGCAGGTTTTGGTGATTTTGTTTGTCACCTTTCTGACGGCCAAAGTAATTCCGGCCTTACTTGACCGGTTTGCGACTCAATTAAAGAAAACCAAAAACAGTTGGGATGAAACTTTGATTGAAGCGATGATTCTGCCGCTTAAGTGGCTGGTGTGGATCATTGGTTTTTCGATGATGTTTATGTTGCTGAGCAAGCAGTATGCACCAGACCTACAAAGCCTGGTTGCTCGATTTAGAATTGTCGGTTCAGTCGCTATGTTTGGCTGGTTTTTATTAAAACTGATCAAACCACTTGAAAACACAATGGCCAAGCGCTCCAAGTTTGACCAAACCGGTGCGCAAGCGGTAGGTAAATTATTGCGAGCAGTGGTCATTGTTGTTTTATTGCTAATGCTGATGCAAAACCTCGGTTTTAGTGTTTCAGGGCTATTGGCATTTGGTGGTGTGGGCGGTATCGCGATTGGTTTTGCTGCCAAGGATTTATTATCCAACTTTTTTGGTGGTTTGATGATCTATCTGGATCGTCCTTTCAAAATTGGCGACTGGATCCGCTCACCAGACCGCAATATTGAAGGTACCGTTGAATATATCGGTTGGCGGCAAACCAGAATTCGTACATTTGATAAGCGTCCGCTTTATATACCAAACGGTGTTTTTTCAAATATCTCAATTGAAAATCCGTCGAGAATGCATAATCGGCGAATCAACGAAACCATTGGGCTGCGTTATCAGGATTGGCAAAAAATCCCACAAATAATCGAAGCAGTGACCGATTATCTGAAGAATAATCCGGATATTGATGCGACACAGACTTTGATTGTTAACTTCAATCAGTTTGCACCATCCAGCCTGGATTTCTTTATTTACACCTTTACCAAAACCACTGACTGGGTTTTATTTCACCAAATCAAGCAAAAAGTGTTGCTGGATATTATGCAAATAATCGACCAACACGGGGCTGAAATGGCATTCCCATCGCAAAGTGTCTATATCGAATCTTTGCCTGAGAACTTGTCTGCAGCACAAGCCAATCAAATGAATCAGTAA
- the nagZ gene encoding beta-N-acetylhexosaminidase, whose product MGPLIVDIAGISLNDSDKTLLLKPCVSGLILFSRNFESPAQLKSLMDQVRQLRSELVVYVDQEGGRVQRFKDGFTRLPPAQSYGNICDFAPEEGLSLAKDAGWLMASELLSFGVDVSFAPVLDVANPQSKVIGDRGFAIQPERIAEIAGAFIEGMAEAGMKSCGKHFPGHGSVTEDSHHELPVDSRNKDQIFQHDLLPFQQLISQQKLDSIMPAHVVYSDCDDQPAGFSKFWVQQTLKQQFGFNGLVFSDDLTMAGAHAAGNICQRADAALIAGCDLLLVCNNRDEALEVADHLQNNGFDQVPAEKLAGKLSDPDFATSKRYKETACKLNALSAA is encoded by the coding sequence ATGGGGCCGTTAATTGTAGATATTGCGGGTATTTCACTGAATGATTCAGATAAAACCTTATTGCTCAAACCTTGTGTTTCCGGTTTGATTTTATTTAGCCGTAATTTTGAAAGTCCTGCCCAGCTAAAATCATTAATGGACCAAGTACGCCAGCTTCGTTCTGAACTGGTTGTCTATGTCGACCAGGAAGGTGGGCGAGTCCAAAGATTTAAAGATGGCTTTACCCGGCTGCCGCCTGCTCAAAGTTACGGCAACATTTGTGATTTTGCACCAGAAGAGGGCTTGTCACTGGCTAAAGATGCAGGCTGGTTAATGGCCAGTGAATTACTTAGCTTTGGCGTTGATGTCAGCTTTGCCCCGGTACTGGATGTTGCCAATCCACAGAGCAAGGTGATTGGAGATCGCGGCTTTGCAATTCAACCTGAAAGAATTGCTGAAATTGCCGGTGCTTTTATCGAAGGAATGGCAGAGGCGGGAATGAAGTCATGTGGCAAGCATTTTCCCGGTCACGGGAGTGTCACAGAAGATTCTCACCATGAACTTCCGGTTGATTCTCGTAATAAAGATCAAATTTTTCAGCACGACCTGCTTCCCTTTCAACAATTAATCTCACAGCAAAAACTCGATTCTATCATGCCTGCGCATGTGGTTTATTCTGATTGTGATGACCAGCCAGCAGGTTTTTCAAAGTTCTGGGTACAACAAACCTTAAAGCAGCAGTTTGGTTTTAATGGCTTGGTATTTAGTGATGACTTAACCATGGCGGGCGCACATGCCGCGGGAAATATTTGCCAACGTGCTGACGCTGCATTAATTGCCGGCTGTGACTTATTGCTGGTTTGCAATAACCGTGATGAAGCACTGGAAGTGGCGGATCATCTGCAGAATAATGGTTTTGATCAGGTGCCTGCAGAAAAGCTGGCGGGTAAATTATCTGATCCTGATTTTGCAACAAGTAAAAGATATAAAGAAACTGCGTGTAAGTTGAATGCACTGTCTGCGGCATAA
- a CDS encoding CsiV family protein, producing the protein MSKFVATIFGIALSVSAIPSAFAQTSQSSNDIRPTKWYQVELYIFDRRTGPVDSSASAEKWQQDVPLIPTEQATKLINLQQLKQQRTTKLEQQNQQLPNSFSDQSAVSAPAQTLELQTAAETVSADLDLPDPATVPWVELEKENFEIKEVKQFKTLTHLAWRQPAQTKQQANWIRINAVELETPVSALIETAQNPFDLPQNDSFEQSKLFAVPERQTSLQQTDSTNYMLDGRVRLSLNSYLHFDSELVIQQWLKKEQQPVIVETISQLPSELAGIELPNTVGQPVIGNDNNELTLEEVVGSQQPQMVDYLQNYPLLQHRRIKKNRLQYFDHPLFGVLVIIRDYKLPEPKPEPEIIAPAAAEVENDGNPVIKAPVTIEQLSEKPATATE; encoded by the coding sequence ATGAGCAAATTTGTCGCCACTATTTTTGGAATTGCCTTATCTGTTTCGGCAATTCCTAGTGCTTTCGCCCAAACTTCACAAAGCAGTAACGACATTAGACCGACCAAATGGTACCAGGTCGAACTGTATATTTTTGATCGGCGCACTGGCCCGGTTGATAGTTCAGCAAGCGCTGAAAAGTGGCAACAAGATGTGCCATTAATTCCTACAGAGCAAGCGACTAAACTGATCAATCTGCAACAACTTAAGCAACAACGCACAACCAAGCTGGAACAGCAAAATCAACAACTGCCTAACAGCTTTTCTGATCAATCTGCTGTCAGCGCGCCAGCGCAAACGCTTGAATTACAAACTGCTGCTGAAACTGTATCAGCAGACTTAGATCTGCCTGACCCTGCAACTGTCCCTTGGGTTGAGCTTGAGAAGGAAAACTTTGAGATTAAAGAAGTTAAACAATTTAAAACGTTAACCCACCTTGCCTGGCGACAACCTGCCCAAACTAAACAACAAGCTAATTGGATTCGAATTAATGCAGTTGAACTGGAAACTCCGGTTAGCGCGTTAATTGAGACTGCTCAAAATCCTTTCGATTTACCACAAAACGATAGTTTCGAGCAATCCAAGTTATTTGCTGTGCCAGAGCGACAAACCTCGTTGCAACAAACCGATTCGACCAACTATATGTTAGATGGCCGAGTTCGGCTGAGTCTAAACAGTTATTTGCATTTCGATAGCGAGTTAGTGATTCAACAATGGCTTAAAAAAGAACAACAACCAGTGATTGTTGAAACGATCTCACAACTACCCAGCGAACTAGCCGGTATTGAATTGCCTAATACTGTTGGCCAACCAGTGATTGGGAATGATAACAACGAGTTAACTTTGGAAGAAGTGGTTGGCAGCCAACAACCACAAATGGTTGATTATTTGCAGAACTATCCGCTGCTGCAGCATCGTCGAATTAAAAAGAATCGCTTACAGTATTTTGATCATCCATTGTTTGGTGTGCTAGTGATCATCCGCGATTATAAATTACCAGAGCCTAAGCCAGAGCCCGAAATTATCGCTCCTGCGGCAGCTGAAGTAGAAAATGACGGTAATCCGGTTATTAAAGCGCCAGTGACGATTGAGCAATTGTCAGAGAAACCGGCCACTGCTACTGAATAG
- a CDS encoding OmpP1/FadL family transporter — MGQQTKQFHSILTAMIVASGMTFSTLASAAGFIVPENNARGLGSAFAGNATLARDASSNFNNPAAITRMPGTNITLSGVAITGDAVFHAEGAKNSFGTTQGVDDYQQSELKTFEWIPSFHVSHQLSDKVWAGFSMTAPFGLTTEVEEDSIQRYFATDTSLITLNFNPNLAFKVNDQLSVAAGVNVSWGRAILNRMVDGGSLCQGESLKPNANPAFSLCNQSGENDFEINNSGDDWGYGWNLAAHWKANQQTEVGVAYRSQVHYAIKGETDFTVESSNTQGVKSLTVLSQDPRFQTQGVTASLTTPDTFSIGVAHEYNAEWKVLADAQWTNWSKFKQLVLNFDTLDTNTTPENWNDTWRYAIGAEFSPEGKWEYRAGLALDEAPVNAEDRTSRAPDNDRVWYSFGASYAYSEMMTFDIGYAYVDIKDSELNETDHLVNGAHPAISGSPLNRAEVSGRYTDGEAHLITAQMNLRF, encoded by the coding sequence ATGGGCCAACAAACTAAACAATTTCATTCAATTCTGACTGCAATGATCGTTGCATCAGGAATGACCTTTTCTACCCTGGCAAGTGCAGCTGGATTTATTGTTCCTGAAAATAATGCACGCGGTTTGGGTAGTGCTTTCGCAGGTAATGCGACGCTAGCTAGAGATGCCAGCAGTAACTTTAATAACCCGGCTGCAATTACTCGCATGCCAGGAACCAATATCACATTATCGGGCGTTGCGATTACCGGCGATGCAGTATTTCATGCAGAAGGTGCTAAAAATAGTTTTGGTACAACTCAAGGCGTTGATGATTATCAGCAAAGTGAATTAAAAACTTTTGAATGGATTCCATCGTTCCATGTTTCGCATCAGCTATCAGACAAAGTTTGGGCTGGTTTTAGCATGACAGCACCTTTCGGTTTAACTACCGAAGTTGAAGAAGACTCCATTCAACGATATTTCGCCACTGATACTTCATTAATCACATTAAACTTTAATCCAAATTTGGCATTTAAAGTTAATGATCAATTGAGTGTTGCTGCTGGTGTCAATGTTAGTTGGGGACGGGCGATCCTTAATCGCATGGTTGACGGTGGTAGTTTGTGTCAGGGAGAAAGCCTAAAGCCTAATGCTAATCCAGCATTTAGTCTTTGCAATCAGTCTGGTGAAAACGATTTTGAAATTAACAACTCAGGTGATGACTGGGGTTATGGCTGGAATCTTGCGGCGCACTGGAAAGCAAACCAGCAAACTGAAGTCGGGGTGGCATACCGTTCACAGGTTCATTACGCGATTAAAGGTGAAACAGATTTCACGGTCGAGTCTTCAAACACTCAAGGGGTTAAATCTTTAACAGTATTGTCTCAAGATCCAAGGTTCCAGACACAAGGTGTAACAGCAAGTTTAACTACGCCTGATACGTTTTCGATCGGTGTTGCTCATGAATACAATGCTGAGTGGAAAGTACTGGCAGATGCCCAATGGACCAACTGGTCAAAGTTCAAGCAACTTGTTTTAAACTTTGACACCTTAGATACGAATACTACGCCAGAAAACTGGAATGATACTTGGCGCTATGCAATAGGTGCTGAGTTCTCGCCAGAAGGTAAGTGGGAGTATCGCGCTGGTTTAGCGCTAGATGAAGCACCGGTAAATGCAGAAGATCGAACCTCTCGAGCGCCAGACAATGATCGAGTTTGGTACTCTTTTGGTGCTAGCTATGCCTATAGCGAAATGATGACCTTTGATATTGGCTATGCCTATGTCGACATTAAAGATTCAGAATTAAATGAAACGGATCATTTAGTAAACGGCGCGCATCCAGCAATTTCAGGTTCGCCTTTGAATAGAGCGGAAGTTTCAGGTCGCTACACCGATGGCGAAGCGCATCTGATTACTGCTCAGATGAATTTACGCTTCTAA
- a CDS encoding L,D-transpeptidase, protein MKRIIVSIAEQRMKLFQDQSLVFECSVSTALAGPGEAMNSGKTPRGEHIIRAKIGADQPLGSVFVGRRPTGEIWSEALNRKYPERDWILSRILWLSGCEVGFNRGGRFDSMRRYIYIHGTPDDQPMGIAKSHGCVRMRNIDMVALFDLVDSGCQVLIQEDRF, encoded by the coding sequence ATGAAAAGGATTATCGTCAGTATTGCTGAGCAGCGTATGAAACTGTTTCAGGATCAGTCGCTTGTTTTTGAATGTTCAGTCTCAACTGCTTTGGCTGGCCCGGGTGAAGCTATGAATAGTGGCAAGACTCCTCGCGGTGAGCACATTATTCGAGCAAAAATCGGGGCAGATCAGCCGCTAGGTAGTGTATTTGTCGGGCGTCGTCCTACCGGTGAAATTTGGTCAGAAGCACTCAATCGAAAGTACCCTGAGCGTGATTGGATCCTCAGCAGAATTCTGTGGCTCAGTGGTTGTGAAGTAGGTTTTAATCGTGGTGGTCGTTTCGATAGTATGCGTCGCTACATTTATATTCATGGAACACCAGATGATCAGCCGATGGGGATTGCCAAGTCTCATGGGTGTGTGCGAATGAGAAATATCGACATGGTTGCCTTATTTGATTTGGTAGATTCAGGTTGTCAGGTTTTAATTCAAGAGGATAGATTTTAA
- a CDS encoding carbon-nitrogen hydrolase has protein sequence MNKKLKVALVQAQIPDNTEQSKHLLEQTIRQAAAQNVKLILLPELHNGAYFCQQQALNEFDRAESIPGPTTDWLSALAKQLNIVIVGSVFERRTAGIYHNTGVVLDSDGSLAGIYRKMHIPDDPGFNEKFYFTPGDIGFKPINTSVGRLGLLVCWDQWYPEAARLMALAGAEILLYPTAIGWDPADDQAEKDRQLDAWQTVQRGHAVANGLPVLSCNRTGFEASPEGALNHTGGIDFWGGSFITGPQGEFLAKAEVQPELLIAELDLAHSENVRRIWPFFRDRRIDEYGDLTKRFID, from the coding sequence ATGAACAAAAAACTTAAAGTCGCACTGGTTCAGGCTCAAATTCCTGACAATACCGAGCAATCAAAGCATTTGCTGGAACAAACTATCCGCCAAGCTGCAGCGCAAAATGTTAAATTAATTTTGCTACCAGAACTGCATAACGGCGCTTATTTTTGCCAACAGCAGGCATTAAATGAATTTGATCGCGCCGAATCTATTCCCGGCCCAACCACCGATTGGCTCAGTGCTTTAGCTAAACAATTAAACATCGTGATTGTTGGTTCAGTATTTGAACGACGCACTGCCGGCATTTATCACAACACAGGCGTGGTATTAGACAGCGACGGTTCATTAGCCGGCATTTACCGCAAAATGCACATTCCCGATGACCCAGGATTTAATGAGAAGTTTTATTTCACACCGGGCGATATCGGTTTTAAACCGATTAATACTTCAGTCGGCCGATTAGGCTTATTAGTCTGCTGGGATCAATGGTACCCGGAAGCCGCACGTTTAATGGCACTCGCCGGTGCAGAAATCTTGCTTTACCCCACCGCAATTGGCTGGGACCCTGCTGATGATCAAGCCGAAAAAGACCGTCAACTCGACGCATGGCAAACGGTGCAACGTGGCCATGCGGTAGCTAACGGCCTACCGGTACTCAGCTGCAACCGCACTGGCTTTGAAGCATCACCCGAAGGCGCACTCAATCACACTGGTGGTATCGATTTCTGGGGCGGCAGTTTTATCACCGGGCCACAAGGTGAATTCCTCGCCAAAGCTGAGGTTCAACCGGAATTGTTAATCGCCGAACTGGACTTGGCACACAGTGAAAATGTCCGCCGCATTTGGCCATTTTTCCGTGACCGGAGAATTGATGAATATGGGGATTTAACCAAAAGGTTTATTGATTAA
- the mfd gene encoding transcription-repair coupling factor: MTSQNPLNQIDLPVAAGDRKQLGNLATPALGWSLAQIAQSENRPILLIAPDQTHLEKLRAEIRFFVGDKIPVHLFPDWETLPYDTFSPHQEIISRRARLLFQLPQQTQGVLLISANTLMMPMPPASHLHAHTLVIQSGDFIDINQWRSRLEQAGYLCVSQVTEPGEFAVRGSLFDLWPSGSPSPYRVDLLDDEVESIRQFDPENQRSTEVLQKIELLPAREFALDEKCIQFFRKNWRSRFPDHTKSFIYQDVSKGIAPSGIEYYLPLFHENIANIFDYLPKNTLAINLPQIDQALDHFQSEIVSRYENYNVDYDRPLLRPDELFLSSDKCFSELNLYPRLELFTESIGNRGRKKDIQLDGLPELQIDAKADNPFVLLQSLIDRSKLPIIFTAESAGRREALLDLLHSHKIHPHGCNSWQEAIESDQPLNIVVAPCEYGFSIPSATKQPAFILVSESDLLGERVSQQRKKAAKQDPDLAIRNLAELREGAAVVHIDHGIGRYVGLQILQSGGLEAEYLVLEYAKGDKIYVPVAAMEKISRYSGHDQDTVSLNKLGSDKWNKAKRKAAEKIRDVAAELLDVYAQRAAKPGFAFDLPDEHYQTFAASFPFEETDDQKLAIGAVIGDMTENTAMDRLICGDVGFGKTEVAIRAAFLAIQGGKQVAILVPTTLLAQQHYENIRDRFADWPIRVEVVSRFTTGAKQKSLLGDLSEGKVDLIIGTHRLLSNEVKFRELGLVVIDEEHRFGVRQKEKLRSLRAEIDILTMTATPIPRTLNMSMAGMRDLSIITTPPARRLAIKTFVREKNMGLIREAVLREILRGGQVYYVYNQVDSIERCTEELAELIPEARVAFAHGQMSEQQMEKVMTDFHHQRCNVLVCTTIIETGIDIPNANTMVIDRADKFGLAQLHQLRGRVGRSYHQAYAYLLTPHQSAISADAQKRLLAIESFQDLGAGFALASQDLEIRGAGELLGEGQSGQIASIGFTLYMEMLDQAVSQLKAGKQPELNTPLNAGSEVDLRIPALIPDDYLPDVQARLVLYKRIASCKNAESLRALQVEMIDRFGLLPAQAKNLFRVTSLKQRAELAGIARIDVPKDSIRVEFTDQPNAEPGRLFEMLQKKPREYQLDGPNRIRMPSADENADQRLERVFRFFDLLERK; encoded by the coding sequence GTGACTTCGCAAAATCCTCTGAATCAAATTGACCTACCGGTTGCGGCGGGTGATCGAAAGCAACTCGGTAATCTGGCAACCCCAGCCCTTGGCTGGAGCTTGGCGCAAATTGCCCAATCAGAAAATCGACCGATTCTGCTGATTGCACCGGACCAAACCCACCTGGAAAAGCTCCGTGCAGAGATCCGTTTCTTTGTCGGCGACAAAATACCAGTGCATTTGTTTCCAGATTGGGAAACCTTGCCCTACGATACTTTTTCGCCGCATCAAGAAATCATCTCTCGCCGTGCCCGACTGCTGTTTCAGTTGCCACAGCAGACTCAAGGTGTATTGCTGATATCGGCCAATACCTTGATGATGCCGATGCCACCGGCCAGCCATTTGCATGCCCACACCTTGGTCATCCAATCGGGCGATTTCATTGATATCAACCAGTGGCGCAGTCGACTGGAACAAGCCGGTTACCTATGCGTATCGCAAGTGACTGAACCGGGTGAATTTGCGGTTCGTGGCTCATTATTTGATTTATGGCCATCTGGCAGCCCATCACCCTACCGGGTAGATTTGCTCGATGATGAAGTTGAAAGCATTCGTCAGTTTGATCCTGAAAATCAGCGCTCTACTGAGGTGCTACAAAAAATCGAGCTGTTACCGGCACGAGAATTCGCCTTAGATGAAAAGTGCATTCAGTTCTTCCGTAAGAACTGGCGTAGTCGTTTTCCTGATCACACCAAAAGTTTTATCTACCAAGATGTAAGCAAAGGTATTGCGCCCTCGGGCATTGAATATTATTTGCCGTTGTTTCATGAAAATATTGCCAATATTTTTGATTATTTACCAAAAAATACGCTGGCAATTAATCTACCGCAGATTGACCAAGCGTTAGATCATTTCCAAAGCGAAATTGTTAGTCGTTACGAAAACTACAATGTTGATTACGACCGGCCTTTGTTACGCCCAGATGAATTATTTCTCAGTTCAGATAAATGTTTTTCTGAGTTAAATTTATATCCAAGACTGGAATTGTTTACTGAATCGATTGGTAATCGCGGTCGCAAAAAAGACATTCAACTGGATGGATTGCCTGAGCTACAAATTGATGCTAAAGCCGACAACCCGTTTGTCTTACTGCAATCACTGATTGATCGTAGCAAACTGCCGATTATTTTTACCGCTGAATCTGCCGGTCGCCGGGAAGCCCTGCTCGATTTATTGCATAGCCATAAAATTCACCCCCATGGCTGCAATAGCTGGCAAGAAGCAATTGAATCCGATCAGCCACTGAATATTGTGGTTGCACCCTGCGAGTATGGTTTTTCCATTCCATCCGCCACAAAGCAGCCAGCTTTTATTTTAGTCAGTGAGTCTGACTTACTCGGTGAAAGGGTCAGTCAGCAGCGGAAAAAAGCCGCTAAGCAAGATCCAGATCTAGCCATTCGAAATTTGGCCGAACTGCGCGAAGGCGCCGCCGTGGTGCATATTGACCATGGTATTGGCCGTTATGTCGGCTTACAAATTTTACAAAGCGGCGGACTGGAAGCTGAATATTTGGTGTTGGAATACGCCAAGGGCGATAAAATCTATGTGCCGGTTGCGGCAATGGAAAAAATAAGCCGCTACAGCGGTCACGACCAAGATACGGTTTCGCTGAATAAATTAGGCAGCGATAAATGGAACAAAGCCAAACGCAAAGCCGCTGAGAAAATTCGCGATGTTGCCGCTGAACTATTAGATGTTTATGCGCAAAGAGCCGCTAAACCTGGTTTTGCTTTTGATCTGCCCGATGAACATTATCAAACCTTTGCTGCCAGCTTCCCCTTTGAAGAAACCGATGACCAGAAATTAGCGATTGGTGCAGTAATAGGTGATATGACCGAGAACACCGCGATGGATCGCCTGATCTGTGGCGATGTGGGTTTCGGTAAAACCGAAGTGGCAATTCGCGCTGCTTTTCTGGCGATTCAAGGTGGTAAGCAAGTCGCAATCTTAGTGCCGACCACCCTGCTGGCCCAGCAACATTATGAAAATATTCGAGATAGATTTGCCGATTGGCCAATTCGGGTTGAAGTCGTGTCTCGTTTTACTACCGGCGCTAAACAAAAAAGCCTTCTCGGTGATTTAAGCGAGGGTAAAGTCGATTTAATCATTGGCACCCATCGACTGTTAAGCAACGAAGTAAAGTTCCGAGAGCTTGGGTTAGTCGTGATTGATGAAGAACACAGGTTTGGTGTCCGTCAAAAAGAAAAGCTACGTTCATTGCGCGCCGAAATTGATATTTTAACCATGACCGCGACACCAATTCCACGCACCTTAAACATGTCGATGGCTGGCATGAGAGATTTGTCGATCATCACTACACCACCGGCGCGTCGATTAGCGATTAAAACCTTTGTTCGTGAAAAAAACATGGGGCTGATTCGCGAGGCGGTACTTCGTGAAATCCTTCGTGGCGGCCAGGTTTATTATGTGTACAACCAAGTTGACTCGATCGAACGCTGCACCGAAGAATTAGCCGAACTCATTCCAGAGGCACGTGTAGCATTTGCCCATGGCCAAATGAGCGAGCAGCAAATGGAAAAAGTGATGACTGATTTCCACCACCAACGCTGCAACGTACTGGTATGTACCACCATTATTGAAACAGGCATCGATATTCCCAACGCCAACACCATGGTGATTGATCGGGCCGATAAATTTGGCCTAGCCCAGTTGCACCAGCTTCGCGGTCGCGTCGGACGCTCTTATCATCAAGCCTACGCTTATTTGCTAACACCGCATCAATCTGCCATCAGTGCTGACGCTCAAAAACGGCTGTTGGCAATTGAGAGCTTCCAAGATTTGGGCGCTGGTTTTGCACTGGCTAGTCAGGATTTGGAAATTCGCGGCGCGGGTGAATTGCTTGGCGAAGGTCAAAGCGGACAAATCGCCAGTATCGGCTTTACTTTATATATGGAAATGCTCGATCAGGCAGTCTCTCAATTAAAAGCTGGCAAACAACCAGAATTAAATACGCCGTTGAATGCAGGTAGCGAAGTAGATCTGCGCATTCCGGCATTGATTCCAGATGATTATTTGCCAGACGTACAAGCCAGACTGGTGCTCTACAAACGAATTGCTAGCTGTAAAAATGCTGAAAGTTTGCGAGCACTTCAAGTAGAAATGATCGACCGTTTTGGCTTATTACCGGCGCAGGCGAAAAATCTATTTAGGGTTACCAGTCTAAAACAGCGAGCAGAATTGGCTGGAATTGCTCGAATAGATGTTCCCAAGGATTCAATCCGGGTAGAATTCACAGATCAACCGAATGCTGAGCCCGGCCGACTGTTTGAAATGTTGCAGAAAAAGCCGAGAGAATATCAGCTAGATGGACCTAATCGCATCAGAATGCCTTCAGCCGATGAAAATGCCGATCAGCGATTAGAACGCGTGTTCCGTTTTTTCGATTTGCTGGAAAGGAAATAA